In Bacillus sp. FJAT-45037, the following are encoded in one genomic region:
- a CDS encoding tetratricopeptide repeat protein, which translates to MGDMIRSWNELYQAIETHWSSFTVTEKKEQLTFLEESAQSLLDSWGEMEEKLAVLKQKENTEETIRPTYQSVGTSYYILELFDKAQKALLREQATGAENELRMLYLGFSALYTNDDHVVLETFLYLIQTSRSQMIRHFSYVGLGCYYTQLDQIEKATELFQHANELTTSADVVYNLGVCHYVNKHFSIAKTFFNETLKMLPEDGESYFLLGCCEWELGNRKKAWECLLSALGLLYSKESLLAFAKMSEWHGHHQIAIHCYKRIEDLTERSSETTHGLAWNYALMDEYEKAINLFSELTMNDPHDLDVRRSINWLVDYWPKLLSSELKTRCVVNA; encoded by the coding sequence TTGGGGGATATGATCCGAAGTTGGAATGAGTTGTATCAAGCGATTGAAACACACTGGAGCTCGTTTACTGTGACAGAAAAAAAGGAACAATTAACTTTTTTAGAGGAGTCAGCCCAATCCCTTTTAGATTCGTGGGGAGAAATGGAAGAAAAATTGGCTGTACTAAAACAAAAAGAAAACACAGAAGAGACGATACGACCGACCTATCAAAGTGTTGGGACGAGTTATTATATATTGGAGTTATTTGATAAAGCGCAGAAAGCTTTGTTGCGTGAACAGGCCACCGGTGCCGAAAATGAACTAAGAATGCTCTATTTAGGGTTTTCTGCTCTCTATACGAACGATGATCATGTTGTGCTTGAAACATTCCTTTATCTTATTCAAACGTCACGTTCGCAGATGATTCGTCATTTTTCTTATGTAGGTTTAGGCTGTTACTACACACAGCTTGATCAGATTGAAAAAGCGACTGAATTATTTCAACATGCGAATGAGCTTACAACAAGTGCAGATGTTGTGTATAATTTAGGAGTATGTCATTATGTGAATAAACATTTTTCCATAGCCAAAACATTTTTCAACGAAACATTAAAAATGTTACCCGAAGACGGTGAGTCCTATTTTCTATTAGGGTGCTGTGAATGGGAACTTGGAAATCGAAAAAAAGCATGGGAATGTTTGTTGAGTGCTCTAGGTCTGTTGTATTCAAAAGAATCGTTACTTGCTTTTGCTAAAATGAGCGAATGGCATGGTCATCATCAAATTGCTATTCATTGTTACAAACGTATTGAAGATTTAACGGAACGTTCGTCTGAAACAACTCATGGATTGGCATGGAATTACGCTCTTATGGATGAATATGAGAAGGCTATCAACTTATTCTCGGAACTGACAATGAATGATCCACACGATTTAGACGTAAGGCGATCAATTAACTGGTTAGTTGATTATTGGCCGAAGTTATTATCATCTGAACTTAAAACTCGCTGTGTAGTAAATGCTTAG